The genomic interval TGGACCTGGGCCGGGCTTGGGCTCTCAGTCCCCCGCGACGGCGAGCTGCCAGTCTCCCGTCTTGCTGATGCCCACGCGCAGCCCCAGATAGGAACCATTGTCCTTCTGCATCGCCTTGAGCTGGGCCTCCGGATAGATGCCGACGAGCGGCTTCCAGTCCTTCGGGCTCTTGAGTCCGGTGATGTGGACGGAGGGCCAGTAGTAGAGGTCTCCTTCCTTCGCGTAGGGGAGCTCGAGCACCTGGGCGATGCGCGCGATGACGGGCACGCCTCGGGACTCTTCGTCCTTCCAGTACGCCACCGCGTCATTGCCCTCGCCGAAGGTGAATCGCACGCCCGGGCCGTTCTCATCCACCAGCTTCGCGAGCCGCGTGTAATCACATGCCCGAGCGGCGGCGATGATGTTCTCACGCATCGTCTCCACGGGCTGGGGCAGGGGAGGAACAGCGGCGCTCGTGTCCTTGGGGGGCAGGTCCTTCGCGGAGCACTTCACCTCGCTCGCCGGAAGGCCCGCGTCCTCGGCGGCCGGGGTGTTGGACGCTTGCGGAGTGGAAGGCGCGGGGGCCTGTGTTTCCGGAGGGGACGGTGGCGTGTGGGCGGAGGGGCTGGATGAGCGCTCCGTGCAGGCGAGGAGCAGGGTGGCGGCACAGGCGGAAACGAACGTGGACCGGTTCATGTCCCGAGTATGTAGACCAGGACGCGAGCCGATGGCGTTTGCTTGCTCCGCGGCCCTTCGTGCACGGATGACTTGGGTCCAGTCCCAGACAGGGCGATACTCCGTGCCCATGTGTGGCCGCGTCACCGTCCGAACGTCTCCTGATCAGCTCGTCGTGGAACTGGGCCTCGCCGGCATTCGCGCGGCGGTGGACCGTCCGCGCTTCAATCTGGCTCCCACGCAGCTGATGCCCGTGGTGCCGAACGATGGCGCGAGGATGCTGGATGCCTTCCGGTGGGGACTCATCCCCTCGTGGGCGAAGGAGGCCAGCATCGGCAACAAGCTCATCAACGCGCGAGGGGAGACGGTGGCGGAGAAGCCCAGCTTCCGCAGCGCGCTGAAGCGGCGCAGGTGCCTGGTGCTGGTGGATGGGTGGTACGAGTGGAAGCAGTCGACGAAGCCGAAGACGCCCTTCCTCTTCCAGCGTGGGGACGGAAAGCCCATGGCGCTCGCGGGGCTGTGGGAGGAGTGGACGGCGCCGGACACGGGCGAGGTGCTGCGCACCTGCACCATCATCACCACGGGCCCCAACACGTTGATGGCGCCCATCCATGACCGGATGCCCGTCATCCTCCCGCCCCAGGCGCAAGAGGTGTGGCTGCGTCCGGAGCCGCAAGACGCGTCGGTGTTGCTGCCATTGCTCGTGCCCGCGTCAGAGGGCGGGATGGAGGCCTACGAGGTGGCGCGCGTGGTCAACTCGCCCACGAACGATGTGCCCGCCTGCGTGGAGCGAGTGGCCGCGTAGCTTACGCCATGCGCCGCTCGCGGGCGTCCAGGCGCTCGTCGCATTCGCCTGGAGAGTCCGACTGCTCCCCTGCAAAGAGGCCGGGCGGAGGGCTGGCCGCGACTGGCTCCGGCCGCGAGTCGGGGGCAGCTTGTGGGCTGGATGGGGGCCTGCCTTCACCGTGTCGTGCGGGTGGAGGGGCTCGGGCTCGTCCGGTGGTCCGGGTGAGGCCGAGCGGCGAGCCTCCGGAATGGGAGCGCCATGCTGACGGGAAGCGCGGGCATTGACCTGGACAAGGTAGACGAGGCGGTGAGCGGTCCCATCGTCGACGCGGGGCCGGACCACCTCACGGTGCATGACGTGGGCGCGGGCGAGGACCTCACGCTGCGCATCGATGACCGCACCCGCTACCTCTGGACGGATTCACGGGCGCTGGGAAAGCTGACCGACGCGGCCGAGGTGCGGGTGGGCTTCTACATCGCCGCCGGAGTCCATGTGGCCGCGGAGGTCATCGTGATGGACCCGGGCCAGGGGACCTCCATCTCGGAAATCCTCCCCGAAGACTTTCAGTAGGTCGTCCGCCCGCGAGGTGCGGGGCTACGAGGCGCGCTTGGGCGCGCGAAGGTCGGTGATGGCGAGCGGGTGGCGCAGGCCCTGCGGGGAGACGAGCGCCGCGTTGAGGATGAAGTCCTGGCCCATGCGCAGCTCCAGCGTGGTGGGGCCCTTGTGTGTCGTGCGCCAGTCCAGCTCGATGCGCACGGTGCCCAGCAGCTCGCGCTCCACGGTGGTGGTGTCCAGTGACTCGAACAGGGCCACGGAGATGGGGCCCGGGATGAGCGGCAGCTCGAGCGTCACGGACTTCGTGGCGGGCACGGGCGTGTTGGCGGGGATGACCTCGTGCTGCGCCCCGCCGGGCACCATGATGCCAATGGGCATGGGCACCACGTCCGTCAGGCCCGTCATGCCGCGCGCCAGGTTTCGGCCGAGGATGGCCGCGCCCACCGCCACGCCCAGCTCCGGGTTGACCTCCTTGTCCGAGGACAGTCGCTTGAAGTGCGAGAAGCGCTGGCGGATGACGGGCATGCGCGTCTGGCCGCCCACCAGCACGAGCTCATCGATGTGCTCCGCCTTCAACTTCGCGCGCTCCAGCACGTCGTCGCACGCGGACGCGGCGCGCTCGATGAGCTGGAACACCATCTCCTCCAGTTGCTTGCGCGTGAGCGTGTAGTCGAAGTCGACGAAGCCGCCGTCCTTCTGGGCGATGCAGGGCACGCGCATCGCCGTGGAGTCGCGGGTGCTCAGCGTCATCTTCGCGGACTCCGCCGCGAAGACCAGCCGCTGCATCACCACCTGGTTTGAGCGCAGGTCGATGCCGTGCTTGCGCTGGAAGTCCGTCACCAGGAACTCGACGATGCGCTCATCGAAGTTGGCGCCTCCGAGGAACGCGTCACCGCCGGTGGCCAGCACCTTCACCACCCGGTTGTGCACCGCCAGGAGCGTGGCGTCGAACGTGCCACCGCCTAGGTCGAACACCATCACCGTCTGCTCGGGGTTGCGCAGGTTGGCGTAGTACAGCGCCGCGGCGGTGGGCTCGTTGATGATGGCGCGGACCTGGAGGCCACACTGTTCAGCGGCCTGCCGCACCGCCTCGCGCTGGCGGATGCTGGCGTGCGCGGGCACCGTCAGCACACACTCGCGGAAGGGCTCTCCGGCGGCGTGGGTCGCCAGGGTGAGAATCTGCTTGATGACCAGGTGGGTGACGTCTGTCAGTGATGTCACCTTCCCGTACATCTTCACGGCGGTGTAGCCGTCGGGGGCCTCGACGAGCTCGAAGGCGTACTTGTCCTTGTGCTGGGTGACGTACTCGGACTGGAAGCGGCGGCCGAGGAATCGCTTGGCGCCGAAGACGGTATGGCGAGGGTCGTCGATGATCTGCCGCCGCGCCGCATGGCCGACGATGGCCTTGTCCGCCGCGTGGAACCACACCACGGAGGGCAGCGTGAAGCTCTTGTCCGTGACGGGAACGACTCTGAGCTTTCCCGCCTTGTCGAAGAAGGCCGCCGACGTGTTCGTGGTCCCGAAGTCGATTCCAAGGATGGGCGCCGTCGTACTCATGCGCCTGGGAGTCTCCCATGTCCCGCGCGCCGGTTCAGCCCTGGAGATTCAGCGGTGTGCGAGTTCCTACACGTGCTCCATGAGCAGGACGGCGACGGTGTGCGGGGCGAGCGCCTCATAGAAGTGCGGCACGTCACCGGGGAAGGTCGCGTAGTCCCCGGGTCCAAGCTCCACGGTGGTGTCCGTGGGACCCGTGCGCAGGCGCCCCTTGCTCACGTAGAGGTGTTCGACGCTGCCGGGGATGTGGGCCTGCGCCTGGCGTGAAGAGCCGGGCTCCAGGTTGATGACATAGAGGTCACGGCGGGCTCCAGGCGGGCAGGCGGACAGCATGATGCCCGTGAAGTGGGCCTGCTCGGAGCGGATGGCCGCGCCCTCGCCCGCGCGGATGACCTTCACCTGGCGGATGGGTGGGTCCACCAACCGGCTGAACGGAATGCCCAGGGCCACGGCCAGGGCCCACAGCGTCTCGATGCTGGGGTTGCCGGTGCCGGCCTCCAACTGGGACAGGGTGGACTTGGAGATGTTGGCGCGCCGGGCGAGCTCGGACAGGGAGACGTCCGCGCGTTCCCGCTCGCGGCGCAGCGCGCTGGCGATGGCATCCAACGGGCGGAGGGGCTTGGTCGTTCGTTTTACCGGCATGGTCGTTCTTATTGACGAACGGCCGGCTTCTGTCCAGATTGGTGGGTATGGGAAAAGTGGATCGCGCCCTGGTCCGGGATGTGGGGGCGGTGGCCCTCGCGGCGGGCGTGGTGGGTGTGTCGTTCGGGGCGCTCGCGGTGGCGGCGGGCATGCCCGTGTGGATGGCCGTGCTCATGTCGGTGGTGGTGTTCGCTGGCGGTTCGCAGTTCGTGGCGGTGGGGATGGTGGCGGCGGGGGGCAGTCCCGTGGCGGCGGTGTTGGCGGGGCTGTTGCTCAACGCGAGGCATCTGCCCTTTGGCCTGGTGGTGGCGGACGTCCTGGGCCGCAAGTGGCCCATGAAGCTGTTGGGCGCGCACCTGATGGTGGATGAGTCGGTGGCGTTCGCGCTGGCGCAGCGAGACCCGGAGCGCCGCCGCGCGGCCTATTGGATGTGTGGCGGATTGCTGTTCGTGGGCTGGAACGTGGGCGTCGTGGCGGGTGGGTGGATTGGACAGACGGTGGGGAACCCGGAGTCGCTGGGGCTGGATGCGGCGTTTCCGGCGTGCATGCTCGCGCTGCTGTTGCCGTCGCTGATGGCTCCGAAGAAGCAGGAAGAAGTGGTGGCGGGGGCGGATGCCAAGGCGACGAAGGCGCGCAGGGTGGCCGTGGTGGGGGCGCTCATCGCGTTGGCGGCGACGCCGCTGTTGCCCGCGGGCTTGCCTGTGTTGTTGTCGATTCTCGCGGTGGGAGTGGCCCTGCGATGACGCTGCTGCCGATTCTGATTCTGGCGCTGGGGACGTATGGCTTTCGGGTCGCGGGGCCGCTTTTGAGCGAGCGGCTGCGCTTGTCCGCGCGGGTGCAGGATTTGATGGCGTTGGCGACCATCGCGATGTTGGCGGCGCTCGTCGCCACGTCGACGCTGGTGGCGCAGGGCGGGTTCGCGGGAGGGGCTCGGGCGGTGGGGGTGCTGGTGGGAGCGGTGCTCGCCTGGAGGCAGGCGCCGTTCATCGCGGTGGTCGTGGTGGCCGCCGCCACCGCCGCGGGGTTGCGGTTGATGGGGATGCCCTGAGGACGGGCGTCAATTGACCGGTCAGATGTTGTAGTAACTGTGTTGTGGGGGCGAGCAGGGCCTGGGTAAGGTCTCAGCCCATGAATCAGGAGATGCCGGAGTCACTGCGACAGTGGGCGGAGGTCGAGGTC from Myxococcus stipitatus carries:
- a CDS encoding Hsp70 family protein, translated to MSTTAPILGIDFGTTNTSAAFFDKAGKLRVVPVTDKSFTLPSVVWFHAADKAIVGHAARRQIIDDPRHTVFGAKRFLGRRFQSEYVTQHKDKYAFELVEAPDGYTAVKMYGKVTSLTDVTHLVIKQILTLATHAAGEPFRECVLTVPAHASIRQREAVRQAAEQCGLQVRAIINEPTAAALYYANLRNPEQTVMVFDLGGGTFDATLLAVHNRVVKVLATGGDAFLGGANFDERIVEFLVTDFQRKHGIDLRSNQVVMQRLVFAAESAKMTLSTRDSTAMRVPCIAQKDGGFVDFDYTLTRKQLEEMVFQLIERAASACDDVLERAKLKAEHIDELVLVGGQTRMPVIRQRFSHFKRLSSDKEVNPELGVAVGAAILGRNLARGMTGLTDVVPMPIGIMVPGGAQHEVIPANTPVPATKSVTLELPLIPGPISVALFESLDTTTVERELLGTVRIELDWRTTHKGPTTLELRMGQDFILNAALVSPQGLRHPLAITDLRAPKRAS
- a CDS encoding XRE family transcriptional regulator; translation: MPVKRTTKPLRPLDAIASALRRERERADVSLSELARRANISKSTLSQLEAGTGNPSIETLWALAVALGIPFSRLVDPPIRQVKVIRAGEGAAIRSEQAHFTGIMLSACPPGARRDLYVINLEPGSSRQAQAHIPGSVEHLYVSKGRLRTGPTDTTVELGPGDYATFPGDVPHFYEALAPHTVAVLLMEHV
- a CDS encoding AzlD domain-containing protein, with product MTLLPILILALGTYGFRVAGPLLSERLRLSARVQDLMALATIAMLAALVATSTLVAQGGFAGGARAVGVLVGAVLAWRQAPFIAVVVVAAATAAGLRLMGMP
- a CDS encoding SOS response-associated peptidase, whose product is MCGRVTVRTSPDQLVVELGLAGIRAAVDRPRFNLAPTQLMPVVPNDGARMLDAFRWGLIPSWAKEASIGNKLINARGETVAEKPSFRSALKRRRCLVLVDGWYEWKQSTKPKTPFLFQRGDGKPMALAGLWEEWTAPDTGEVLRTCTIITTGPNTLMAPIHDRMPVILPPQAQEVWLRPEPQDASVLLPLLVPASEGGMEAYEVARVVNSPTNDVPACVERVAA
- a CDS encoding AzlC family ABC transporter permease, with the protein product MGKVDRALVRDVGAVALAAGVVGVSFGALAVAAGMPVWMAVLMSVVVFAGGSQFVAVGMVAAGGSPVAAVLAGLLLNARHLPFGLVVADVLGRKWPMKLLGAHLMVDESVAFALAQRDPERRRAAYWMCGGLLFVGWNVGVVAGGWIGQTVGNPESLGLDAAFPACMLALLLPSLMAPKKQEEVVAGADAKATKARRVAVVGALIALAATPLLPAGLPVLLSILAVGVALR